Within Quercus lobata isolate SW786 chromosome 5, ValleyOak3.0 Primary Assembly, whole genome shotgun sequence, the genomic segment gaagaaataCCTTCGTATTTAACCGGTTGTACCAACCAATCTACCTAACCTGATGGAATTGATTAAGGGCTTGTCCAGATCAATTTGTATACAGAGCCTTGCATAGCTACCTCTTGATCCAGTGGCCGTGTATGAATCAATACGAAGCACTAGGCCAATAGCACTGCCTATATCCTTCAAAACTTCCATGTCATAAAATTCAATAGGTAATTCAGGAAATCTCACCCATACAGCAACAGATTTTAGATAATCATCTGAGGCTCTGAAGTAAGGTTCCCAAGGCTTGATGGCCAAGAAGTGCTCACCAATAAACCAAGGACCTCCACGAAGCACTTTATCATAATCATCTAGACAATAAAACTTTATCAGGAAGTAATCCTTTCCAAGATTAACACAGTCCATCCTAGTTGCAGGTTTCCATAATGCATTTAGCTTGAAAGTGAGATAACTGAATCCCACAGTTCTACCAAATACTTTTACTATTAAAGCCTTTGACCATGGGGCCCTTATACGCGCCTTAGTCTCCTTAGGCAGCTTCACTTCTACCATTCCTTCAATGAGTGGTTCCACCTCTGTATCTGATTCCTCTCCGTCATCCCATACATTATCCAACTTGAAAGCTTGCTCATAGGCTCCAAGAATGTCACCCACAAGCCTATCCTTATAACTGGTAGCATTCCTAGGTGGATTAATCTGATTATCTACACTGCTttctttgaatttcttcacacttCTTCCCAGCGCATCTTCTTCCTCACTTGATCTTGGTGGTTCATTGCAATACTCAACTTCCATACTCTCTCTCTTAATCCAATATACCTTGAGAGTTCTAAAGCTAATCTCAATTTTCTAGTGGAATGTGATGACATTAAGATAACATTAAAATGAATTATTCAATAAACTACagaaaatttaataatcatGTAAGATAAGTAGATAAAAATAGGAACAGAGATAAATATACGAACATAGGACACAATCTTCCATAAGtaaaggccttttttttttcttttttttcaattttatacttttaaaacttgtttttctAGATGTTTTGAGAAATTTCTCTCAagaacaaatttttaatttttttagcattcAAAACCTGTTTGACAATATTTTAGGTTTGGGTAAATACAACTTACTCATATGTGATTTAGCTGAAATTTAATTTAGCTacttgtagtttaaaatttgatactttATCTACCTGAGGTTAGCTTAATTAGAGTTTCATAACCCATCTCTGTTAAAATAggactaaatatgtaatttgcttcacttttatgtctctcttcttcaaaaacacaaaaaatacaaaaatacaaaatctatTTTATAGGATTTTCAAGGCTAGGTTCTTCCCTAATTGCTCTATCAAGGAAGCTAGAAATTCTAGATCAGGATTGTATGCTTGGACCAATATCTTACATGGTCGGGATGTACTTCTAAGGGAATGTAGATGGTGGATTTTTGGTTACTAAGGAAAAATCCACCTCAGGTTCTCTCCCATTTGCTTGAGTCATTGGCTGACGCCAAAGTAGAAATTCTCATTGATGTTTCGACTAGGCAGTGGAATCGTGATTTAATTGATGGTATTTTTGTTAGTACAGCCAGCCCCTCGGTCTCTCCCTCCTAGGACACGGGGTCAATGGCAAACTCCACAATCGGGCACGATAAAGATAAACTTTGACGGAGCCATCTTCACAAAGGAGCATAAGTCAGGGATTGGAGTGGTGCTGTGTGATGCCCATGGTTCGGTGATGGCCTCTTTATCTCGGCAACTTTCACAGGTTTACAATCCACTAGAGATCGAAGCGAAGGCAGCGTCATCGGATCTTTAGTTTACTGCAGATTTGGGATTCAATCAGGTGGTCTTAGAAGGAGATTCTCAAGTTCTTTTGACAGAACTGATCAACGATAGTTTGTTTTTGTCTTCTAATAGTTTGCTTATTGATGATGTATGATTTTGCGCTAGATTTTTTACTCAATTACATTACTCTCATGTAAAAAGATAAAGTAATAAGGTTgtgttggaacattttaatattaaataattaaaatgagtaaatgttataaaataaatgtaaagatgtggagtgaatatggaagatgaagagttgtgaaaaatgtttaatcccacattgaaaaggagagagacttttttattctttttaattgtggtgattaatgggctaacatgaattgtctcagatattgggctagatacgtgtgcaagggggaggtgaagagtggaggtatcaaaaatggaaatgaatcagccccttggatcctcctacttgacagtccattcagaataattaccatatccgttggtgagtaaatggcccgaattaatactccatttttattatggacaatgaagagccattaacccacttaatggactatccgtttgggcctattcattcttcagaaactcctcatctcaccattaattgtgtaactccagcccatcagattaatatccaacaattaatcttgtaacacccattacatcagaataattggacctaattaattagaataaattgggtagtaatttcgtaaggcccattgagcctataaatagactcattcagaccCAATCCAAGTTACTGCAATTCACaatacacactaaaaaaatagagagattattggcaaggaagggtgttctttctggtggagctttgggcttgaacactttgtgcagaggttgttctagccatacaacacttgttgggctgttgtatcctgggggagacaagtcagagaaggtctgcaccggttacaagagttagccaaccaagggcttgaatctccttaaagagagcgagtgccgcgcctcagttcaaatagtgttgtgtatttcctttctttatattaataatattcagaagtactattcagtttctctttgtgtattatttccattattattgtgtttgcaccaacaattttaaggagattcaaacaCATGGAGTCTtcacaagagaaaccaaatgagcctgttagagatctcaacaagccctttcgctttaagggagcccattttaagaggtggaaaggaaaggtcctcttctacttaAGTCTTCTCAAAGTCTCCTACATCCTCACTGACAAGAATCCGTCAAAAGTTCCTACCGAtgagatgagtgaggaagaatatattctccatcaagaaaaaatagataagtatacaaaagatgaatataattgtcgctcttatctattgaattgtcttgccgatcatttctatgattattatgatacaacttacaattctgctaagaaaatttggaaggctttacaaagcaagtatgataccgaggaggcaggtgcaaagaagtatgctgctagtagatttttccgttaccaaatggtggatggaaaatcggtggtggatcaagcacaagacttccaaatgattgtggcagaattgagatccgaaggcataaagattggagacaatttggtggtagctggcataattgataaactaccacaatcttggagggagttccaaaaaactttgcggcacaaacagaaggagacatccttggagactttgatcacacgcatccgtgtggaggaggaggctagaggacaagatgcactcatgacacaagagagcaatggtaattctaccacaaaggtaaaccttatttcatccaataataatatgcccaaaaatcattttcctagaaatgttcaattgaagcctaaaaaaagagcctttaaaaataataatagacctcaaggaaggggaaacccaaataaaaattacaataagaaccaaggacccccttcacaagatcaatttaatagatcctgttttgtttgtggcaagagtgggcatattgctcgattttgcaaatttcggaaACGTGAATCTGTCCCGCAGGCTAACGTAACCGAAGagcctttagtggctatgattacagacatcaatatggtgcaatatgttgaagggtggtgggcaGATTCCGGTGCTAATAGGCACGTCTGCTATGACAAgaattggttcaaattgtacactccttttgaagaagaaaaaactgttatgcttggtgactctagtaaaaccaaggttcttgggagtggagaggttgaattgaaattcacttctggacgtgtgctaacattgaaagatgtactttacactccgtccatgaggaagaatttgatgtcaagttttttgcttaacaaggctggcttcaagcaaactatggaatctgataattatgtaatcacaaaaaagggattatttgtgggcaagggttatgcttgtgatggaatgtttaaattgaatgttgagaataataaagcatctaccagttcaatttatatgctttcttctattaatttttggcatgctcgtttgtgtcatataaatagtagatatgtgggaatcatgagtagtttaggattaattccaagactgtcaaaagattttgaaaaatgtgaaacttgtagtcaagctaagattacaaaaaggcctcataaaaatgttgtaagaaaTACCGAATTGCTTGAATTAATTCATtccgatttatgtgaatttgagggaattttaactcgtggaggaaatagatatattatcacttttattgatgatttctcaaaatatacaactatttatttgttgaaaaataaaagtgatgcttttgaaaaatttcaagattttttacaagaagttgaaaatcaattcggtagaaaaataaaaagaataagaagtgatagaggccgtgagtatgaatcaagtgcattcaactcatttgctcagtctttgggaattatccatgaaactactgcaccatattcacctgcttctaatggtgtggctgaaagaaaaaaatagaactttaattgagttaacaaatgccatgttaattgaatctggtgcacctttacatttttggggtgaagctattttaactgcatgtcatgttttgaatagggtgccacataaaaagtcacacaccacaccttttgagatgtggaaaggacataagccaaatttgggatatttgagagCATGGGAttgtcttgcttatgtaaggcttactgaccctaaaatgcctaaattaggtataagagctactacctgtgcttttcttggttatgcgattaatagtgcagcctatagattttttgatcttgaaaacaaaataatttttgaatctggtgatgcaatttttcatgaagaaaaatttccttttaaattgaaaaatagtgggggtgaagaaaatattttgtcacaacctagttcttctacttcacattttcaaaatcaagaaaattttgaaatggaacctagaaggagtaaaagagctagagttgaaaaggattttggtcctgattattatgtttttaacattgaggaaaatcccaaaaatttaaaagaggctttaacatcacctgatgccatattttggaaagaggctgtaaatgatgagatggaatctctaatttctaatagaacttggaaattagtagatcttccaccgggttgtaagaccataggttgtaaatgggtccttagaaaaaagttgaaaccggatgggtcaatagataagtttaaagctagacttgttgcaataggctttaaacaaaaagctgatcttgatttctttgatacattttctccggtaacaagaattacatctattagattgttaattgccattgctgcaatttttgatttgaaaatttatcaaatggatgtaaaaactgcttttcttaatggggacctagaggaagagatttatatggaccaacccgaaggctttgtagagcctggccaagaaagcaaggtatgtaagctaactaaatccctatatggcttgaaacaagcacctaagcagtggcatgaaaagtttgattcctgcatgattgagaatggttataaatcaaatgaatgtgataaatgtatttattctaaatcatggaataatttacatgttattattagcctctatgtggatgatatgttaatttttggctcaaatatgcatgttataaatgaaacaaaaaatatgcttaaaagccattttgatatgaaagatcttggtgaggctaattttattttgggcatgaaaattacaaaaacatgtgatggaatatatcttgatcaatcacattacgttgagaaaatattgagaaaatataattttcatgatcacaaaagtgtagctactccttttgattctagtgttcatttatttcctgtgaataatgataatgagatttttaatcaaaaggattatgctagtatcattggtagtttgcgttatgctacagattgtactagacctgacattgcatatgcagtaggagtgcttagcagatttactagcaaacctagtaaagatcattggctagctattgagcgagttatgaaatatttaattggtaccaaaaactatggcttattttataaaaagtaccctgctgtgattgaagcttttagtgatgccgattggaatactttgtcaggtgattctctctctaccactggttatatttttaccttaggtagtggtgctatttgttggaaatctaaaaagcaaacaataattgctaattcaacaatggaagctgaattaatagcattagcttcagctagtgaagaggcaaattggctcagagatttgttatatgaaattcccctttgggaaaagccaattccacctatattaattcattgtgatagcactgccacaattggtagagttaaaaaccgttactacaacggtaaatccagacctataagaagaaagcacagtaccgtgcgatcttatttgagtagtggcatcataactgtggattatattaaatctaatgataatcttgcagatccatttaccaaggccttggcaaaagatagagtctggaatacatcgagggggatgggactaaagtccatagaatcatgagccatgtatgaggatacccaacccaaggaccagagatcctgagaattgggttcaatgggaaaaacgaatcatatgatggtcgtaagaaatgcactatttatttttttttaaattatttattctgtaaataattttttaattgttcatccctatgatgtaagtgcatttatcctgtaatgtggagaggttgagtaaaaaactcttaatgaaatttgtagctcgtatgagtggggtgtcagaattgcaggagcacccttgacaaatttcacctatgtgagtgtgggggtggggccgctccctatgagatttggacttaatctcaaatacacccatgaaactgggatcagcacatggccgtaaagtgctagctataaaagctcatgtcaacacctgggttgttatgtgtaagcagtgatgtttaatttccctaaagcagtcctagttcaagtcggagaccactacgactctggagttgagatcgctgttttactaagtgaaggttcaatgcagagcacaccttcatgatgcatagtgacccatctttgcctggtaatctctctttaactaaaatttaatattaaaatgagtgggggattgttggaacattttaatattaaataattaaaatgagtaaatgttataaaataaatgtaaagatgtggagtgaatatggaagatgaagagttgtgaaaaatgtttaatcccacattgaaaaggagagagacttttttattctttttaattgtggtgattaatgggctaacatgaattgtctcagatattgggctagatacgtgcgcaagggggaggtgaagagtggaggtatcaaaaatggaaatgaatcagccccttggatcctcctacttgacagtccattcagaataattaccatatccgttggtgagtaaatggcccgaattaatactccatttttattatggacaatgaagagccattaacccacttaatggactatccgtttgggcctattcattcttcagaaactcctcatctcaccattaattgtgtaactccagcccatcagattaatatccaacaattaatcttATAACACCCATTACATCAGAATAAttggacctaattaattagaataaattgggtagtaatttcgtaaggcccattgagcctataaatagactcattcagaccCAATCCAAGTTACTGCAATTCACaatacacactaaaaaaatagagagattattggcaaggaagggtgttctttctggtggagctttgggcttgaacactttgtgcagaggttgttctagccatacaacacttgttgggctgttgtatcctgggggagacaagtcagagaaggtctgcaccggttacaagagttagccaaccaagggcttgaatctccttaaagagagcgagtgccgcgcctcagttcaaatagtgttgtgtatttcctttctttatattaataatattcagaagtactattcagtttctctttgtgtattatttccattattattgtgtttgcaccaacaggTTGTTCATAATGTAACTAGATATGCTTTATgtattttagattttgttgtgtGAATGAAGAATGTTtcactactttttctttttgttgtccAAGCTAACATTgctaatttttcttaataaaatgaaTTATGTTTTccctccccaaaaaaaacaaaaagtacacatttatgtcgtttatctttttcttctttctttacaATTTCTTCTTGGCAGTGtagtctttctctttttttcttttttttcttttttgggaggggggggggggggggggtgtgaatgtctttctccttttcttgaTCACTTTGATAGTTTCCTTAGTAATGTAGGAAAATTGAAAGGGGAGGTGGGTCAATATATCGGGGCCAGCACATGCAAATGATAGATTGGAGAGTCagcaatcacaaaaataaagtaaaaccaCACTGTGCAAATAAAAGAACGACAATGGATCTAGACTTTATGACAGTCATAGACCAAGAAATTCAATTAAGAAAACCCCACATGTCTACTTCCCATTGGGCTAGACGTACAACATATGACGTTTCCCATTGGGTCTAGACATACGACATATGACGTTTTAAGTCTTTTTAAGGTCTACTTAATTTGCCATAATATATGTACTCTGTGTTCACTAACGATCGTGGCCTCTTAATACTTGAACTTGATTTCTCAATCAAGCAGTGCTAGCCCCTTCCGTAATTTTGGTTGAGTTTGAGATATCAATTCAAAGCTATAGAGTCATGGCGGAGGAAAAGGTTTGTCAATTTTGTAATTGTTATATCAAATGAACatattcaccattttttttataaattgaaaaaatgattaatttaataTGATATCTGAGTTTAATTCTTTATGTCCATCTTttcctatttaaaattttcacatgtGGGGCTGGGCTATAAATTTAATGATACTGTTTTTTCTGATTCTTCTGTCGACAAAATCACCAAGTTTCTCTTTTTGCTCATAATTGTTCTTTGGCTTTTCAATTCTCTTTTGCTTAAATGTGAATAACATACTTACAATTTCTCTGCTATTATAGAAAACAACATTTATGTGGATCAAGGTCGACCTTCAATGCCCTCGCTGCCGCAAGAAGATCAAGAAATTGCTTTGTCAAATCCCTCGTGAGTCTCTCTTTCTTAAGTTCAATTTTGGCGTATATATGAATGTGCAAGTTTGTGTTTTTATGTGGCTaaataataagtaaataaataacgAAAACTGAGTTATTACGTGTTGGTAATTTTTGTGAACAAAAGAAGTACAAGACCAACAATACAAGGAGAAGGAAAACTTGGTGATAATAAAAGTGGTATGTTGCAGTCCTGAAAAGATAAAGCAAAAGATAATTTGCAGGGGTGGTGATACCGTTAAGAGCATTGAGATCAAAGAGATTGAGAAGACCAAGCCACCACCTAAGGAGAAGAACCCACCAGAAAAAACTGCTGAGAAGGAGGAGAAGCCACCTGAGGAGGAGAAACCACCACCAAAAGAAGATACTGAACCGGTTTCAAAGCCTCCTGTTGAACCGGTTTGTGTGCCTGTACGGCCGGTTGAATTTGGGACGTGTTGTGCGGAATGTTCTGAGGGTCGTGGTGGGGGGCCATGCATTTATGGTTTTGGTAGGccaccaccaacaccaaaaCCGGTTCCAGTGCCGGTTCCGGTACCTGTACCGGCTTACCCGGTTGGGTTTGGGACGTGTTGTACGGAATGCTATGAGGGTCGTGATGGGGGGCCATGCCATTATGGTAGGCCACCCCCATGTTATGATGGCTACTATTATGGAAGGCCCATTTATGATAGTTATGGTGGCGGGTATCGGAGTTGTTATACTTATGTGAGTCGATGTGAAGAAACTTCATGCACCATCATGTAATTGGGAATTTGCATACATGcatgatgatgataatggtgatcATGTTCTGGTTGGCTACTTGCAAGTAAAAAAAGTACGTTCTAGACTCTAGTTGCCTATGGCTAAATATGTCAGATGGTCCGCGtgggtttgaattttcttttgttggtttGTAGGATGTATATAATATGGGTTTGGTTAATAAGTGTGCATGGTTGGTGACAAATGATTGTTCATTTTAGTGTTATTTTACTTgagttgtaatgattttttaaaattaaaaaccttctaTTAATCATTCCCTCTCCAATGTGTACAGTGCTGTTTTGATTTCCCGTTTTAACTCATTTTAATGACTTCTTTCTTGCATTAGGCCACCTAGGCCGCTTAGGACCCATTAGTAGTGGAATTCCCCACAGGTGGGAAAAATATTCCTTGTATCGCGTATATGTTTCCTCCTCTCACAACATAATGATTGAGGTTAGCTCGAGATTTTTCATGGTTAATTTTCAGGTTATTAAAGTGGATTTTTTGTATAACATGCTTTTGGGGAGACTCTAATTGCACGCAGCAGGTGCAGTTCCATTTACCCTCCTCCGAAAACTCAAGTTCTTATTTGAGAATTCATTGGTGACCATCATGGCAGAGGAGCCCAAGACTATTTCTCAAGAGTTGTCCATACCCTACATTGATGCTAATGCTTTTTTGGAAGCATCTTTTCACAGCTTCGAGGTAGTTTCTATGATCCACAATACTTCTAAGGCTAATCCAAGATGGACCACAGCAGTTTTAATGGCCGCTAAAGAGATACTCAAGTTTGGATATAAGTTAGGCCAAGGTCTTGGAGCATATACTCGATGCAAGGTATACCTTCTCCCAAATATGAAgacaaaaaatgattttattttatatataaatatttatttttagagatataaaaaaatatattactttCACatttttcctctaattttaaaaagattcaaaaaaattgGAGTAATACTAGAAATAAgacaaatttaaagaaaatataagataaagTACATAAAGGAAAACTTGGTGGTAATCAAAGTGGTATAACTGGTATATATGTTGCTGTCCTCAAAAGATTAAGCAGAAGATAATTTGCAAGGGTGGTTTAGTATTATCCTCAGATAGCTACTCTAATTTGAGATCCCTCATCCCTCTTTCAACTCTTTGATTTGAGGTGCTCCAAATCCAACTTTGAGAGTCCAAAAAcactagtttattattattattattattattattattattattattattagtattattttaataaaaagttttaatctATAACATtcacttttaataataattttttatcatcaaactaaaatatcaatcagtttttggtatagacaAAGATTGAATTTCAAATCTTCTATTCAACTATAagatattttatcaatttagttatcaaattattattatcctTAGATAACTACGaaatcccatcaaaaaaaaaaaaagataactaCGAAATGTGTCTGtgggaaaaatataaatatttattatgcacAACAGTACAAGGAAGTTAATGTACAAAAACATTTTATGCAAAGTGGCTGGGCGGGGCCTAGGCCCATATATTGTAATTtaccaagaaatttttttaagaataccaTGCTCCAGTTTGACTATTTTAATGGCCCTACCTGCCCTCGATCCAggtttttacacacacacacacacacatatatatatatatatatatatataattcaataaataatttaggggCCTGGATTTTCATATAtaaactttcaagtttcaaccatATGTTTTAAGGATTGTTTGAAATTATATCCtatgttttaaaataaactttgaaattaaatattataattgtactaagtgtccgtttggataccgtatattttgctaaaatctgaagactgaaaacactataacaaaataatttttaaatatgtgaatagtattgtgggacccatttttaatgaaaatttatgtgaaaaaaaaatgtctatggGTCTCGTGAACAGTACACAGGACCCATTGACAAACACATTTTAGTGCAAAATTTATTGGTCAAAGAGGCAGTAGGTCCCGTGCACAGTGCACAAGACCCACTGACAGGCAACATCCCACGTGAAACACTGttctcaattaaaaaagaaaaaagaaatgcaaatgCTAAAACGCTGCCCAGAAACGCAATCCAAACGCTacctaaattatataaattcaaactttggacatttcaaatttgaattttaatcttttaggggtttaagttgataaaatttaaaagtatatgGTTCGATGTTAAATTAGCAAAATTatacttaattttaaatttgaatctaCCTTGGTTGAAAATGTAACATACCTTTTTTAAAGTGTTATCattcatgtctttttttttaaatataaataagatAGGTGTTTTTTAAGAGtagataaaatataatttaaatatatggcATTCACTCTATAATCACTATAATGGttgttctttatatttattattatttgatgaCGTTAATTGTTCATTTATTGTAGCAAAATTTAAACTCAATtctcttatttaattaaaaaaaattattattttcttataggaaaactttattagttgagtTTATTGCACATACATATCTAATTAGAGAacttactaaaattttaaattttttttaatgcatactaaaattttagaataaatagTGTGTGGTCTTCAACTTTTATTACTTTcccaataataattaaataatgagataataaaatataataaaacaaaaatactacTAAAGTCATATTTAGATTGGACCAGTCTAGAAGATGAGCCCACAGATCTGATTAGAATGGGCGGAGTTTGTTAGGACTTATGATTGCTTAAATGCTCTCAAGTTGCAAAAGCCTGCAAccagttttctatttttttatttttttcagaagaGATAAATAGAAGGTTACGGTTAGGCTTAGCTAAACAATTTTGGACAATTCTGACTGCATGCACAATTGCACAAACATAAAATCAAGAGGTTGGGTGAAACTGGTGATTGTACAATCTGATCCAGTACCTTGTGATGATAGATCAGATCTGGCCCAAACTTAAGCAATACTCTAA encodes:
- the LOC115991873 gene encoding protein PYRICULARIA ORYZAE RESISTANCE 21-like; its protein translation is MAEEKKTTFMWIKVDLQCPRCRKKIKKLLCQIPQVQDQQYKEKENLVIIKVVCCSPEKIKQKIICRGGDTVKSIEIKEIEKTKPPPKEKNPPEKTAEKEEKPPEEEKPPPKEDTEPVSKPPVEPVCVPVRPVEFGTCCAECSEGRGGGPCIYGFGRPPPTPKPVPVPVPVPVPAYPVGFGTCCTECYEGRDGGPCHYGRPPPCYDGYYYGRPIYDSYGGGYRSCYTYVSRCEETSCTIM